Proteins encoded together in one Pseudomonas sp. TCU-HL1 window:
- a CDS encoding LysR substrate-binding domain-containing protein, protein MDLRLLRYFSVLADELHFGRAATRLHMSQPPLSQQIRLLEEDIGTPLFKRSHHRVELTAAGHTLKEQAPLVFEQLKRALDLTRQTGRGELGELEIGMMSSVMVGVLPRALHLFRERYHDVRWRLQEMTPVAQVAALKEKRIDLCVFRVGYDDPYVRNELLMYEPIHVVLPASHPLARHPQVATTDLADEPFVALDLEQSRFAKLLYQCCVQAGFTPQIRQQATEVQTLLSLVQADFGVALLPASIEQVAPAGVVFRSLTPALPEVPLYAIYRADDDSPVLKLFLDTLRELIAVEGELKRGGCQFLGSPSASRTSVQ, encoded by the coding sequence ATGGACCTGCGACTGCTACGTTATTTTTCGGTACTCGCCGATGAGCTGCACTTTGGGCGCGCCGCAACGCGGCTGCATATGTCTCAGCCTCCGCTTAGCCAACAGATCCGTCTTCTTGAAGAAGATATTGGCACCCCGCTGTTCAAACGCAGCCACCATCGGGTCGAACTCACAGCCGCTGGGCACACCCTGAAGGAACAGGCGCCCCTGGTGTTCGAGCAGTTGAAACGAGCACTCGATCTGACACGCCAAACCGGGCGTGGCGAGTTGGGTGAACTGGAAATAGGCATGATGAGTTCGGTGATGGTCGGTGTGCTGCCAAGGGCGCTGCATCTCTTCCGCGAGCGCTACCATGACGTTCGCTGGCGATTGCAGGAAATGACGCCGGTCGCGCAAGTGGCAGCCCTCAAGGAGAAGCGCATTGACTTGTGCGTTTTCCGTGTCGGCTACGACGACCCTTATGTGCGCAACGAACTGCTGATGTACGAACCTATCCATGTCGTACTACCCGCCAGCCATCCGCTAGCGCGGCACCCTCAGGTCGCCACGACCGATCTGGCTGATGAACCCTTTGTAGCGCTCGACCTTGAGCAATCGCGCTTTGCCAAGCTTCTCTACCAGTGCTGCGTGCAAGCCGGCTTCACCCCGCAGATCCGCCAGCAGGCAACCGAAGTGCAAACCCTGCTCAGCCTGGTACAGGCCGACTTTGGCGTGGCCTTGCTTCCGGCATCCATCGAGCAGGTCGCTCCTGCAGGCGTGGTTTTCCGAAGCCTGACCCCTGCACTGCCGGAAGTACCGCTGTACGCGATTTACCGTGCCGACGATGACTCACCGGTACTGAAGCTGTTTCTCGATACGTTGCGTGAACTGATTGCAGTCGAAGGTGAGCTGAAACGCGGCGGGTGCCAATTCCTCGGTTCTCCTTCAGCCAGCCGAACATCCGTTCAATGA
- a CDS encoding LysR substrate-binding domain-containing protein, which yields MYKRYPSVQSMSAFLSAARTGSFSKAARQLDLTNSAISQQIRALEQFVGQPLFVREGGKSNLTDAGAFFASLLSDGLAQIDRALASVQNGHVPLRLTIDVDSELAQCWLNVRLPQLLEALPGHDLMLLSMPRAERPSFERVDIALRYGYGEWEDCEIAQICGDRVIVVAAPALLERYQLEAPISPAQVLDLPMLGYTRRSWIPWLGAAGLPPIEPGTPVVFDNVANLIAAAEAGVGVGLVRGLLAHDSLSAGRLVELTRTEVPAHYNLYAVWSHDQAQKVAPVVEAVRRMVASTFEPSA from the coding sequence ATGTACAAAAGGTATCCGTCGGTCCAGTCGATGAGTGCGTTCCTTTCGGCTGCCCGCACCGGCAGCTTTTCCAAGGCAGCGCGCCAGCTCGATCTGACCAACAGTGCCATCAGCCAACAGATTCGCGCGCTGGAACAATTCGTTGGGCAGCCGCTATTCGTGCGAGAGGGAGGCAAGAGCAACCTGACCGACGCCGGGGCATTCTTCGCCAGTTTGTTGTCCGACGGTTTGGCGCAGATAGACCGGGCGCTTGCATCGGTGCAGAACGGCCATGTGCCGTTGCGATTGACGATCGACGTTGATAGCGAGCTCGCGCAGTGTTGGCTGAATGTGCGGCTGCCCCAGCTCCTGGAGGCTCTGCCCGGCCACGACCTGATGTTGTTGTCGATGCCTCGGGCCGAGCGCCCCTCATTCGAGCGGGTGGATATCGCCCTGCGCTACGGATATGGAGAGTGGGAAGACTGCGAAATCGCGCAGATTTGCGGCGACCGGGTGATAGTCGTGGCCGCCCCTGCGTTGCTTGAGCGCTATCAACTCGAAGCGCCGATATCTCCGGCCCAGGTGCTTGATCTACCGATGCTGGGTTATACACGCCGATCCTGGATACCCTGGCTAGGCGCTGCCGGGTTGCCGCCGATCGAGCCGGGCACGCCGGTGGTGTTCGATAACGTAGCCAACCTGATCGCAGCAGCCGAAGCCGGTGTCGGTGTCGGGTTGGTGCGTGGGTTGCTCGCTCACGACTCCCTGAGTGCTGGCCGCCTGGTGGAGCTGACCCGTACCGAAGTACCCGCACATTACAACCTCTATGCGGTCTGGTCGCATGATCAGGCGCAGAAGGTCGCGCCTGTCGTCGAGGCGGTGCGGCGCATGGTGGCCAGCACTTTCGAACCATCAGCCTGA
- a CDS encoding amidohydrolase family protein codes for MIIDISCYPTDLVDLAWRHDGDPFTGERLLEMMDGPYMINGKPRRIDKAFIQPPQGNTIYTWTDGELSGRESIDAYMAYTLKMVQTYPDRFIGCFVYNPRCGVQNGVEAIERYVKEHGFKMVQMQANMHAYRPDRALDWVRPAFEKCAELGVPVKLHTGDGPYSIPSEWVPMIKEFPNVDFIMAHFGVQTGGVYVFEPMQWAMELPNVYCESGWCLQSRIVEFAKVLPTHKILFGTDTPPNEPGMWLRLLEVLCHEPPQGLNLDEDTLEDYLGNNTARMIGLTPTNPPRTVAEAEALLKRPVGA; via the coding sequence GTGATCATCGATATCAGTTGCTACCCCACCGATCTGGTGGATCTCGCCTGGCGGCACGACGGTGACCCATTCACCGGCGAGCGCCTGCTGGAGATGATGGACGGCCCCTACATGATCAACGGCAAGCCCCGCCGGATCGACAAGGCCTTCATCCAGCCGCCGCAAGGCAACACCATCTACACCTGGACCGACGGCGAGCTGTCTGGCCGCGAGTCCATCGACGCCTACATGGCGTACACCCTGAAGATGGTCCAGACCTACCCCGACCGTTTCATCGGCTGCTTTGTCTACAACCCGCGTTGCGGTGTGCAGAACGGCGTCGAGGCGATCGAGCGCTACGTCAAGGAACACGGGTTCAAGATGGTCCAGATGCAGGCCAACATGCATGCCTACCGTCCGGACCGCGCCCTCGACTGGGTACGCCCGGCCTTCGAGAAATGCGCTGAACTCGGCGTTCCGGTGAAGCTGCACACCGGTGATGGCCCCTACAGCATCCCGTCCGAATGGGTGCCGATGATCAAGGAGTTCCCCAACGTGGACTTCATCATGGCGCACTTCGGCGTCCAGACCGGCGGCGTATACGTGTTCGAGCCCATGCAATGGGCGATGGAGCTGCCCAACGTCTACTGCGAATCCGGCTGGTGCCTGCAATCGCGCATCGTCGAATTCGCCAAGGTGCTGCCCACGCACAAGATCCTGTTCGGCACCGATACCCCGCCGAACGAGCCGGGCATGTGGCTGCGTCTGCTCGAGGTGCTCTGCCATGAGCCGCCGCAGGGCCTCAACCTTGATGAAGACACGCTCGAAGATTATCTCGGCAACAACACCGCCCGGATGATCGGCCTGACGCCGACCAACCCGCCCAGGACAGTGGCCGAGGCCGAAGCGCTGCTCAAGCGCCCGGTCGGCGCGTGA
- a CDS encoding amidohydrolase family protein: protein MIIDTHLHPTNLVDEAWRHTGTPFTGERMLKLMDGPYMINGKPRRIDMGFIQPPPGNTGYRDGNRRGREGIRDYMSYIAELCMDYPDRFIGNFTFNPRWGPENGAAELEFHVKEYGFKMLKLHANMHGYRPDRALDWLRPAMKVCAKYNVVVLIHTGDGPYTIPTMFYPIIREFPMVNFIIGHFGIQTGGNYSFEAFWMAMDTPNVYCESGWCFQSRIVEFAKQLPRDKIVFGTDSPPNEPGMWLRELEVLCSPAPHGLGIDEDHLEDYLGNNIARLVGIEPTKPPKDLAEADKRLTATYVK from the coding sequence ATGATTATCGACACCCATCTGCACCCCACCAACCTGGTCGACGAGGCCTGGCGCCACACGGGCACGCCGTTCACTGGCGAGCGCATGCTCAAGTTGATGGACGGCCCCTACATGATCAACGGCAAGCCGCGCCGTATCGACATGGGCTTCATCCAGCCGCCGCCCGGCAATACCGGCTACCGCGACGGAAACCGTCGTGGTCGCGAGGGTATCCGTGACTACATGTCCTATATCGCCGAGCTGTGCATGGACTATCCGGATCGTTTCATCGGCAACTTCACCTTCAACCCGCGCTGGGGCCCGGAGAATGGTGCGGCTGAACTGGAATTCCACGTCAAGGAATACGGTTTCAAGATGCTCAAGCTGCACGCCAACATGCACGGTTACCGGCCGGACCGGGCGCTGGACTGGCTGCGCCCGGCGATGAAGGTCTGCGCCAAGTACAACGTGGTGGTGCTGATCCATACCGGCGATGGCCCCTACACCATCCCGACCATGTTCTATCCGATCATCCGCGAGTTCCCGATGGTCAACTTCATCATCGGCCACTTCGGCATCCAGACCGGGGGTAACTACTCGTTCGAGGCGTTCTGGATGGCCATGGACACGCCCAACGTCTACTGCGAGTCCGGCTGGTGCTTCCAGTCCCGCATCGTCGAGTTCGCCAAGCAGCTGCCGCGCGACAAGATTGTCTTCGGCACCGACTCGCCGCCCAACGAACCGGGCATGTGGCTGCGCGAGCTGGAGGTGCTGTGCTCGCCGGCGCCACATGGCCTGGGGATCGATGAAGACCACCTGGAAGACTACCTCGGCAACAACATTGCGCGTCTGGTGGGCATAGAGCCGACCAAGCCGCCGAAGGACCTGGCCGAGGCGGACAAACGTCTTACCGCCACCTACGTGAAGTGA
- a CDS encoding UbiD family decarboxylase — MVFTVLGETQDFHDFANTYRRLYPDDVLTISETLSADQDVTALVDVLASQGRHPLLICERVGELGVTLATNLFASRTRIARLFGVEPAQLHETFQARANNPIAPRYVQHGPVLEEIFEGEDADLALLPMIKHFDSDRGPYVTNAVIIAEDPVTGVANMSYHRSMRHARQALATSLHSRGHLWRMLQAARERGDELHVAMVVGAHPMFMLAAAARLPYGSDERAVAGGLLGEPLELVRTPRYGIGVPAYAEFVLEGAIDPTAYAEEGPFGEFSGYSSDRSTNNVLRVDTLMCRRDAWLVDVVGGRYAEHLTLARLPREAEMSEKLKARFPAVTAVHYPNSGTHFHCYVALDQSRDGEARQIMLALLGWDPYLKTVIAVDSDIDISDDSQVLWALATHFQPHQDLFVVDGLPGSPLDPSSSVNGTTSRMGLDATRGSSFDGIRAQLDEEVLERARGLLRGYPVEGQA, encoded by the coding sequence ATGGTCTTCACCGTTCTCGGCGAAACGCAGGATTTCCACGATTTCGCCAATACCTACCGCCGTCTATACCCGGACGACGTATTGACCATCAGCGAAACGCTGTCCGCCGACCAGGATGTCACCGCTCTGGTCGACGTGCTGGCAAGCCAGGGGCGTCATCCCCTTCTGATCTGCGAGCGCGTCGGTGAACTGGGGGTAACGCTGGCAACCAACCTGTTCGCTTCGCGCACTCGCATTGCCCGACTGTTCGGCGTTGAGCCGGCACAGCTGCACGAGACGTTCCAGGCGCGTGCCAACAACCCGATCGCGCCCAGGTATGTCCAGCATGGCCCCGTGCTTGAGGAGATTTTCGAGGGCGAGGACGCCGATCTTGCGCTGCTGCCGATGATCAAGCACTTCGACAGTGACCGGGGCCCCTACGTGACCAATGCGGTCATCATCGCCGAAGACCCGGTCACCGGCGTGGCCAACATGAGTTACCACCGCTCCATGCGCCATGCTCGGCAGGCACTGGCCACCAGCCTGCACTCGCGTGGTCACCTGTGGCGCATGCTGCAGGCCGCCCGCGAGCGCGGGGACGAGCTGCATGTGGCGATGGTGGTCGGCGCCCACCCGATGTTCATGCTGGCGGCGGCAGCACGCCTGCCCTATGGCAGCGATGAGCGGGCCGTCGCCGGCGGGCTGCTCGGCGAGCCACTGGAGCTGGTTAGGACGCCGCGCTACGGAATTGGCGTACCCGCCTATGCCGAGTTCGTCCTGGAAGGCGCCATCGACCCGACCGCCTATGCCGAAGAAGGGCCGTTCGGCGAGTTCAGTGGCTACTCGTCAGATCGTTCGACCAACAATGTCCTGCGTGTCGATACCTTGATGTGCCGGCGGGACGCCTGGCTGGTGGATGTCGTCGGCGGGCGCTATGCCGAGCATCTGACGCTGGCCCGCCTGCCGCGCGAAGCCGAGATGAGCGAGAAGCTCAAGGCACGTTTCCCAGCGGTCACCGCGGTGCACTACCCCAACTCGGGGACGCATTTCCATTGCTACGTGGCGCTCGATCAAAGCCGCGACGGCGAGGCGCGGCAGATCATGCTGGCGCTGCTGGGATGGGACCCGTACCTGAAGACGGTGATCGCAGTGGACAGCGATATCGACATCAGTGACGACAGCCAGGTGCTCTGGGCACTGGCGACCCATTTCCAGCCTCACCAGGACCTGTTCGTCGTCGATGGCCTGCCCGGCAGTCCGCTCGATCCGTCATCGTCGGTCAACGGCACCACTTCCCGCATGGGCCTGGACGCGACTCGGGGCTCAAGCTTCGATGGTATCCGCGCGCAACTGGACGAAGAGGTTCTTGAGCGTGCTCGGGGTTTGCTCAGGGGATATCCGGTCGAGGGGCAGGCATGA
- a CDS encoding UbiX family flavin prenyltransferase, with protein MNALLAAIGRQRPRLVVGISGASGFIYGVRLLELLAELDVETHLVVSRAAQLTMAHETDYKLADVVACASYYHRSDDIAAGISSGSFRCLGMVVAPCSMRTLAEIATGVSSSLITRAADVTLKERRPLVLMARETPLTLAHLRNMTAVTEMGGIIAPPVPAFYARPENLNQMIDHSLGRVLDLFGLDAGTALRWGEPETATQQRLGQSTHK; from the coding sequence ATGAACGCCCTGCTCGCGGCTATCGGAAGGCAGCGACCGCGCCTGGTAGTCGGTATCAGCGGCGCTTCAGGCTTCATCTACGGCGTTCGCCTGCTGGAGCTGTTGGCCGAGCTGGATGTCGAGACGCACCTTGTGGTCAGCCGCGCTGCACAGCTGACCATGGCCCACGAAACCGATTACAAGCTGGCCGATGTGGTCGCCTGCGCCAGTTACTACCACCGTTCCGATGACATCGCCGCCGGAATCTCCAGCGGCTCGTTCCGCTGCCTGGGCATGGTCGTTGCGCCCTGCTCGATGCGGACCCTGGCGGAAATCGCCACGGGCGTTTCTTCAAGCCTGATCACCCGGGCCGCAGACGTCACCCTCAAGGAGCGTCGTCCGCTGGTGCTGATGGCGCGGGAAACGCCCCTGACCCTGGCCCATCTGCGCAACATGACTGCTGTAACCGAGATGGGCGGGATCATCGCACCCCCAGTGCCGGCGTTCTATGCCCGTCCGGAAAACCTCAACCAGATGATCGACCACAGCCTGGGCCGTGTGCTTGACCTGTTTGGCCTTGACGCTGGAACCGCGCTGCGCTGGGGGGAACCCGAGACAGCCACACAGCAGCGCCTTGGCCAATCCACCCATAAATAA
- a CDS encoding CobW family GTP-binding protein: MNLPFNAPRPNNKIPVTVLTGFLGAGKTTLLNYILRENHGRKIAVIENEFGEVGIDGDLVLASETEEIYEMVNGCVCCTAEVREDLVRIVRELVARPERLDHILVETSGMADPYPVAQSFFIDDPIAAEVELDAIVAMVDAKHIALHLDDLQLDGQDNQAVDQLVCADRILINKIDLVDDAAIADLTTRIRGLNATAELVTSTYAQVDLSKIFGIGAFESTQKLMEIGEPQAHDHDHDHHDHHEGEHDHHADYEHEHDASVSSVGIEVKADIDLFAFHRWIAELRDEQGENLFRMKGILAVKDQDQRYVLQGVHSLIEFRAAQPWGNQPRSSKIVFIGRDLDREALNERFQACLAS, from the coding sequence ATGAACCTGCCATTCAATGCCCCACGTCCCAACAACAAAATCCCGGTCACCGTGTTGACCGGATTCCTGGGAGCGGGCAAGACCACCCTGCTCAATTACATCCTGCGCGAGAACCATGGCCGCAAGATCGCGGTCATCGAGAACGAGTTCGGCGAGGTCGGTATCGACGGTGATCTGGTGCTGGCCTCGGAAACCGAGGAAATCTACGAGATGGTGAACGGCTGCGTGTGCTGCACCGCCGAGGTCCGTGAGGACCTGGTGCGCATCGTTCGGGAGTTGGTGGCACGGCCGGAGCGACTCGACCACATCCTGGTGGAAACCAGCGGCATGGCTGACCCTTACCCGGTCGCGCAGAGCTTTTTCATCGATGATCCGATTGCCGCCGAGGTCGAGCTCGATGCCATCGTCGCGATGGTCGACGCCAAGCACATCGCCCTGCACCTGGACGACCTGCAACTCGATGGACAGGACAACCAGGCGGTGGATCAACTGGTGTGCGCGGACCGCATCCTGATCAACAAGATCGACCTGGTGGATGACGCCGCCATCGCCGATCTGACGACGCGCATCCGTGGGCTCAACGCCACCGCCGAACTGGTGACCTCCACCTACGCCCAGGTCGACCTGTCGAAGATCTTCGGCATCGGAGCCTTCGAGTCCACCCAGAAACTGATGGAAATCGGCGAGCCGCAGGCGCACGACCACGACCACGACCATCATGACCATCACGAGGGCGAGCACGATCATCATGCCGACTACGAGCATGAGCACGACGCCAGCGTGAGTTCCGTGGGCATTGAAGTGAAGGCTGACATCGACCTGTTTGCCTTTCACCGCTGGATTGCCGAACTGCGGGATGAGCAGGGTGAAAACCTGTTCCGCATGAAGGGCATCCTGGCAGTCAAGGATCAGGACCAGCGCTACGTCCTGCAAGGCGTGCACAGCCTGATCGAGTTCCGCGCGGCACAGCCGTGGGGGAATCAACCCCGCTCGAGCAAGATTGTCTTCATTGGTCGCGACCTGGACCGGGAAGCCTTGAACGAGCGATTCCAAGCCTGCCTGGCCAGTTGA
- a CDS encoding nucleobase:cation symporter-2 family protein: MNSARHPVDQILPLRQMLTLGLQHMAICYLGSVAVPLMIASALKMSHADTVVLISTTLFCTGIATLLQTVGFWKFGVRLPVLQGAAFSSVGPVIAIGTNPEVGIAGVCGAVIGAGVITLLAAPYVGRLRRFFPPVVIGCIVTVIGLQLLPVAYTWVGGGKNHVNFGAPVFLLVAAVVLGTILVINRFGNPMMRNLSVLIGMVVGTLLGCALGMGDYGKVQEAPWFTAPYPFYFGIPTFALLPIATILVVMTVQMVESMGLFVAIGDIVEKPIKEKDVVNGLRANGLASTIAGCFAAFPFIAHMENVGLVILSGVRSRWVVATSGVLMCLVALVPKAGAIIASTPAAALGGAGIAMFGVVAAAGIQTLAKVDYQGSRYNVMIVAFTIAVALVPVLAPTLFKQLPAWSQPFLHSSVVIACLVSVVLNVLLNGVGKPGEAALESAPHIH; this comes from the coding sequence ATGAATTCAGCTAGACATCCCGTAGACCAGATTCTGCCCTTGCGACAGATGCTCACTTTGGGCTTGCAGCATATGGCTATCTGCTACCTGGGTTCCGTTGCAGTGCCGCTGATGATCGCTTCGGCCCTGAAAATGTCGCACGCCGACACCGTGGTGCTGATCAGCACCACGCTGTTCTGCACCGGCATCGCCACCTTGCTGCAGACCGTCGGCTTCTGGAAATTCGGCGTGCGCCTGCCGGTGCTCCAGGGCGCTGCATTCAGCAGTGTCGGGCCGGTGATCGCCATTGGAACCAACCCGGAAGTCGGCATTGCCGGCGTCTGCGGTGCTGTAATCGGCGCGGGCGTCATCACCCTGCTGGCCGCCCCTTACGTCGGACGCTTGCGGCGGTTCTTCCCACCCGTGGTGATCGGCTGCATCGTCACCGTGATTGGTCTGCAACTGCTTCCCGTGGCCTACACCTGGGTCGGTGGTGGAAAGAATCACGTCAATTTCGGTGCGCCGGTCTTCCTCCTGGTGGCGGCGGTGGTGCTGGGTACCATCCTGGTGATCAATCGCTTCGGTAACCCGATGATGCGCAACCTGTCGGTGCTGATCGGCATGGTCGTCGGCACCCTGCTCGGTTGCGCGTTGGGCATGGGCGATTACGGCAAAGTCCAGGAGGCACCCTGGTTCACCGCGCCTTATCCCTTCTACTTCGGTATCCCGACTTTCGCTCTCCTGCCGATAGCCACCATCCTGGTCGTCATGACGGTGCAGATGGTGGAGTCGATGGGATTGTTCGTCGCTATTGGAGACATCGTCGAGAAGCCCATCAAGGAGAAGGACGTGGTCAATGGCCTGCGCGCCAATGGCCTGGCCAGCACCATCGCGGGATGCTTTGCCGCATTCCCGTTCATCGCCCATATGGAAAACGTCGGTCTGGTCATCCTCTCGGGGGTGCGCAGCCGCTGGGTCGTGGCCACCAGTGGGGTCCTGATGTGCCTGGTGGCACTGGTCCCCAAAGCGGGGGCGATCATCGCGTCGACACCCGCTGCCGCACTGGGCGGGGCTGGCATCGCGATGTTCGGCGTGGTCGCTGCCGCTGGTATCCAGACGCTGGCCAAGGTCGACTATCAGGGCAGCCGCTACAACGTGATGATCGTCGCGTTCACCATCGCGGTCGCGCTGGTGCCGGTACTGGCGCCGACCCTGTTCAAGCAACTGCCCGCGTGGAGCCAACCGTTCCTGCACAGCAGCGTGGTGATCGCCTGTCTGGTATCGGTGGTGCTGAACGTTCTGCTCAACGGTGTTGGCAAGCCGGGTGAGGCCGCGTTGGAGAGTGCGCCTCACATCCACTGA
- a CDS encoding amidohydrolase family protein, producing MKLRQNILVKNPVAVMTGRRGSLARAGQVDIRISDGLIHEMGSDLVAHPGERVIDASDCVVYPGWVNTHHHLVQNLLKAVPAGLNQGLEEWLASVPYPRLARFTPELVRIAARLGMAELLLSGVTTCADHHYLYHAGGSTESGDVLFDVAEEFGMRFVLCRGGALESAASHPGLSRTALKPESLDAMLGDVERLKARYHQSASDAMRRVVIAPTTPTFSLPPGLLGELAHAARSMDLRLHSHLSETQNYVRFCREKYNCLPVEFVAEHEWLGPDVWFAHMVHLQPSEIRLLAQTGTGVSHCPVSNSRLGSGVAPIPQMAAAGVPISLGVDGVASNESGSMTNEVNTAWLLHRATQGASATEAEDVIHWASAGGSQVLGLGAVGSLEVGQAADLVLYDINHPRFFGFHDVALAPVVAGEPIAVRYSIISGCVVVDRGVIPGLDLARLRSDARDGVQQLLIELDNAG from the coding sequence ATGAAACTACGACAGAACATCCTGGTGAAGAACCCGGTTGCGGTCATGACGGGCCGCCGGGGCTCACTCGCCCGCGCCGGGCAAGTGGATATACGCATCAGCGACGGCCTGATCCACGAGATGGGGAGCGACCTAGTCGCCCATCCCGGGGAGCGAGTGATCGATGCTTCCGACTGTGTGGTCTACCCCGGATGGGTGAACACCCACCACCATCTGGTTCAGAACCTGCTCAAGGCCGTGCCTGCGGGGCTGAATCAGGGGCTGGAGGAGTGGTTGGCCAGCGTGCCCTATCCGCGACTGGCGCGCTTCACTCCAGAGCTGGTGCGCATCGCCGCAAGGTTGGGCATGGCCGAACTGCTGCTATCCGGTGTGACGACCTGCGCCGATCACCACTACCTGTACCACGCTGGCGGAAGCACTGAATCCGGGGACGTGCTGTTCGATGTCGCCGAAGAGTTCGGCATGCGCTTCGTGCTGTGTCGCGGTGGCGCCCTGGAGTCGGCCGCGTCCCACCCCGGGCTCTCCCGGACGGCGCTGAAGCCGGAGAGCCTCGACGCCATGCTCGGTGACGTCGAGCGGCTCAAGGCGCGATACCACCAGAGCGCTTCGGATGCCATGCGCCGCGTGGTGATCGCGCCGACCACGCCGACCTTCTCCCTGCCGCCGGGCTTGCTCGGAGAACTGGCGCATGCGGCGCGCAGCATGGACCTGCGCCTGCATTCTCACTTGTCCGAAACGCAGAACTACGTGCGCTTCTGCCGGGAGAAGTACAACTGCCTGCCGGTGGAGTTCGTTGCCGAACACGAGTGGCTGGGGCCCGACGTGTGGTTCGCCCATATGGTGCATCTGCAGCCCTCGGAAATTCGCCTGCTGGCGCAGACCGGAACCGGTGTCTCGCATTGCCCGGTGAGCAACAGCAGGCTGGGCAGCGGAGTCGCACCGATACCACAGATGGCGGCGGCAGGAGTCCCGATCTCGCTGGGCGTCGATGGTGTTGCGTCCAACGAATCCGGCAGCATGACCAACGAGGTGAACACCGCCTGGCTGCTTCATCGCGCCACGCAAGGCGCTTCAGCGACCGAAGCCGAAGATGTCATCCATTGGGCAAGCGCTGGCGGTTCGCAGGTACTGGGGCTGGGAGCGGTTGGCTCGTTGGAGGTCGGCCAGGCAGCGGACCTGGTGCTGTACGACATCAACCATCCCCGTTTCTTCGGCTTCCATGATGTGGCCTTGGCTCCAGTGGTAGCGGGTGAGCCCATCGCCGTGCGCTACAGCATCATCAGTGGCTGTGTGGTGGTGGATAGGGGCGTGATTCCCGGGCTGGACCTGGCGCGCCTGCGCAGCGATGCGCGGGACGGCGTGCAGCAGTTGCTGATCGAGTTGGACAACGCAGGTTAA
- a CDS encoding nucleoside-binding protein — MKWKIHGTAAVLAMLSMGPASALEWMNNSVGFRYGREFTNPKNPASISKRIYSFTHADGYRYGSNFLNLDVLLSDSNDPRKGTDHGSSEVYAVYRHQLWSSRVFDLPQGSGLIKDYALTLGFDANRNNNRASSNKRAIVFGPTLKFNTVGVLDFSLLYYREHNQTGIPGARHEELTFDGTYNLNLTWLRPFQVGNHAAKFQGFINHIGEKGKDYNDNDTAADTLMRTSLLFAARPGKNVKPNAWFGVGYEYWHNKFGVDGGRGSRTSTPTINMEITF; from the coding sequence ATGAAATGGAAAATACACGGCACAGCAGCGGTTCTGGCAATGTTGAGCATGGGGCCGGCATCCGCCCTCGAGTGGATGAACAACAGCGTCGGCTTCCGCTACGGACGGGAATTCACCAACCCGAAGAACCCAGCCTCCATATCCAAGCGGATCTACAGCTTCACCCACGCCGATGGATACCGCTATGGCAGCAACTTCCTCAATCTCGACGTGCTCCTGTCCGATAGCAACGACCCACGAAAGGGCACCGATCATGGCAGTAGCGAGGTCTATGCTGTCTATCGGCACCAGCTGTGGTCCTCGCGTGTGTTCGACCTGCCCCAGGGCTCGGGCCTTATCAAGGACTACGCACTGACCTTGGGCTTCGATGCCAACCGGAACAACAACCGAGCTTCCTCGAACAAGCGCGCCATCGTGTTCGGTCCCACATTGAAGTTCAACACCGTCGGCGTGCTGGACTTCAGCCTGCTGTACTACCGCGAACACAATCAGACCGGTATCCCCGGAGCCCGCCACGAGGAACTGACGTTCGACGGTACCTACAACCTCAACCTGACGTGGCTGCGACCTTTCCAGGTCGGCAATCATGCGGCCAAGTTCCAGGGTTTCATCAACCACATCGGTGAGAAAGGCAAGGATTACAACGACAACGACACTGCTGCCGATACCTTGATGCGTACCTCGCTGTTGTTCGCGGCCCGCCCGGGCAAGAACGTCAAGCCCAATGCCTGGTTCGGCGTGGGCTACGAGTACTGGCACAACAAGTTCGGCGTCGATGGTGGGCGAGGCAGCCGAACGTCAACCCCTACGATCAACATGGAAATCACCTTTTGA